In Arthrobacter sp. MN05-02, the genomic stretch CGCGATCGACTCGGCCCTGTTCGGGGTGTTCTCCCTCAACGGCGAACGCTGCACGGCGGGCTCGCGCATCCTCGTCGAACGCCCGATCTACGACGAGTTCTGCCGGAAGTACGCGGCGCGGGCGAAGACCATCGTCGTCGGCGACCCGCACGACCCGACGACCGAGGTCGGGGCCCTCGTGCACCCCGAGCACTACGACAAGGTCGCGGCCTACGTGGAGATCGGCAAGACCGAAGGTCGGCTCCTCGCCGGCGGCGGACGCCCGGAGCACCTCCCGGAGGGCAACTACATCGCCCCCACCGTCTTCGCCGACGTCTCCCCCGACGCCCGGATCTTCCAGGAGGAGATCTTCGGCCCCGTCGTCGCCATCACCCCCTTCGACACCGACGCCGAGGCCCTGGCACTGGCCAACAACACCCGCTACGGGCTCGCCGCATACATCTGGACGAAGGACCTCACCCGTGCCCACACCTTCTCCAACGACGTCGAGGCCGGGATGGTCTGGCTCAACAGCCACAACGTCCGCGACCTCCGCACCCCTTTCGGCGGCGTCAAGGCCTCCGGCCTCGGCCACGAGGGCGGCTACCGCTCCATCGACTTCTACACCGACCAGCAGGCCGTCCACATCACCCTCGGCACCGTCCACACGCCGAGGTTCGGCAGCATCGACGCCTCCGCCGCCAACGAAGGCTGACCTCCCACCCCGTCCGCTCGACGAAGAGAGACTCCCATGACGAACCCAGTTCCCACGCCCGCCGTTCCCGCTCCGGATATCGTGCGCTGCGCCTACATGGAGATCGTCGTCACCGACCTCGCACGCTCACGCGCGTTCTACGTCGACGTCCTCGGCCTGCACGTCACCGAGGAGGACGACGAAGCGATCTACCTGCGCTCCCTCGAGGAGTTCATCCACCACAACCTCGTCCTGCGCAAGGGACCCGTCGCCGCCGTCGCCGCCTTCGCCTACCGGGTCAAGTCCCCGGCGGAGGTCGACGCCGCCGAGGCCTACTACAAGGAACTGGGCTGCCGCACCGAGCGCCGTGCGAACGGCTTCACCAAGGGGGTCGGGGATTCGGTCCGGGTCGAGGACCCGCTGGGCTTCCCCTACGAGTTCTTCTACGACGTCGAGCACGTCGAACGCCTCACCCAGCGCTACGACCTCTACTCCGCAGGCGAGCTGGTGCGCCTGGACCACTTCAACCAGGTCACCCCCGACGTCCCACGCGGCCGGGCGTACCTCGAGGACCTCGGCTTCCGCGTCTCGGAGGACATCCAGGACTCCGACGGCGTCACCTACGCCGCCTGGATGCACCGCAAGCAGACCGTGCACGACACCGCCTTGACCGGCGGCAACGGACCCCGCATGCACCACGTCGCGTTCGCCACCCACGAGAAGCACAACATCATCCAGATCTGCGACAAGATGGGCGCACTGCGCATCAGCGACCGCATCGAACGCGGCCCCGGACGCCACGGCGTCTCCAACGCCTTCTACCTCTACATCCTGGACCCGGACGACCACCGCATCGAGATCTACACCCAGGACTACTACACCGGCGACCCCGACAACCCCACCATCACCTGGGACGTCCACGACAACCAGCGCCGCGACTGGT encodes the following:
- a CDS encoding 3,4-dihydroxyphenylacetate 2,3-dioxygenase, whose translation is MTNPVPTPAVPAPDIVRCAYMEIVVTDLARSRAFYVDVLGLHVTEEDDEAIYLRSLEEFIHHNLVLRKGPVAAVAAFAYRVKSPAEVDAAEAYYKELGCRTERRANGFTKGVGDSVRVEDPLGFPYEFFYDVEHVERLTQRYDLYSAGELVRLDHFNQVTPDVPRGRAYLEDLGFRVSEDIQDSDGVTYAAWMHRKQTVHDTALTGGNGPRMHHVAFATHEKHNIIQICDKMGALRISDRIERGPGRHGVSNAFYLYILDPDDHRIEIYTQDYYTGDPDNPTITWDVHDNQRRDWWGNAVVPSWYTEASLVLDLDGNPQPVIERNEPSEQTVTVGADGFSYTRKDGAEAEGFKLGAQL